From a single Methanomicrobium sp. W14 genomic region:
- a CDS encoding ABC transporter substrate binding protein, which translates to MHHNNPEIYKKRMHKIILLLLLSFIVSSAIQPVHAGDTKNVLYINSYHKGLDWSDDESRGVSDCISQNGNVNLYTEYMDTKNYPSEENYKNLYNYYMYKYRNKNFDVIITSDDNALNFVTVNRETLFNNNTPVVFCGVNEVAPDFTKRYPDITGCLETLPIKENINNAIAINPVKLKCIYFITDDTETGQSYRNVIKNITKDYDGSVEFVNIYDIPMSELLYEVSNMPDDSAIIYTVFNRDANGEVFTNKEAVKAIAGASSVPVYVMVDNLVGTGSVGGIVSSPYVHGYFAAEKAIKIINGIKPSKIPITHYNVSQPLFDYDILKNFGYDLSKLPENSTVINKPPNFISISVAEFTIIIFACIGLFVILVVLVFLNRKLKITGELLKLSEERLSMALYATQDGLWDWDFDKKEYYTNSAGLKMLGYRTGEIVITPNTWIKMIHPDDRKAFIEGYKNCIKSGGKFIQDYRIMTKDKGWKWIRSRGNVEKDSENSPERIVGTFTDIDETVMYRNALLEANKKLSILSSVTRHDILNQVTALLGYIEIMNDDIGENPKVSKYIPKLVRPAEVIQQQINFTKDYEEMGLSKPVWQNVATAAKRAAASAKDENTVISIETGNVEIFADKMLEKVFFNLFDNTKRHGKSATKISVSFKTGNDKSGIITVEDNGIGIEEDKKEEIFEKGFGGNSGYGLFLVKDILEITGIKIRETGIHGKCARFEMTVPDNLWHVPADIRDIK; encoded by the coding sequence ATGCACCACAACAATCCGGAAATCTACAAAAAGAGAATGCATAAAATCATACTTCTGCTGCTTTTATCGTTTATAGTATCTTCCGCCATTCAGCCGGTGCATGCCGGGGATACAAAAAACGTACTGTATATCAATTCATACCACAAAGGCCTTGACTGGAGCGATGACGAGTCAAGAGGAGTGTCGGACTGCATTTCCCAAAATGGCAATGTGAACCTTTACACTGAATACATGGATACGAAAAACTATCCTTCTGAAGAGAATTACAAAAATCTCTACAACTACTACATGTACAAATACCGGAACAAAAACTTTGACGTCATAATTACCTCTGACGATAACGCCCTGAACTTTGTCACAGTGAACAGAGAAACTCTTTTCAACAATAATACGCCTGTTGTCTTCTGCGGTGTAAATGAAGTTGCTCCGGATTTCACCAAAAGATACCCTGATATTACAGGCTGTCTTGAAACCCTGCCTATAAAGGAAAACATAAACAATGCCATTGCGATAAACCCTGTCAAACTAAAGTGCATATATTTCATAACAGACGACACAGAGACCGGACAGTCCTACAGAAATGTTATAAAAAATATAACAAAGGACTACGACGGCAGCGTTGAATTCGTCAATATATATGATATCCCGATGAGTGAACTTCTGTATGAAGTTTCAAATATGCCCGATGACTCGGCAATAATATACACGGTATTCAACAGGGACGCAAACGGCGAGGTATTCACAAACAAAGAGGCTGTAAAAGCAATAGCAGGGGCCAGTTCCGTACCGGTATATGTTATGGTTGACAACCTCGTCGGAACAGGTTCGGTAGGAGGGATTGTCTCTTCCCCATACGTGCATGGATATTTTGCCGCCGAAAAGGCAATAAAGATAATAAACGGCATTAAACCTTCAAAAATCCCGATTACACATTACAACGTCAGCCAGCCCCTGTTCGATTATGACATACTCAAAAATTTCGGCTACGATCTCTCAAAACTACCTGAAAACTCCACTGTAATAAATAAACCTCCAAATTTCATCAGTATCTCCGTAGCCGAATTCACCATAATAATCTTTGCATGCATAGGGCTTTTTGTCATACTTGTTGTACTGGTCTTTCTAAACAGAAAACTGAAAATAACCGGGGAACTTTTGAAACTAAGCGAAGAAAGGCTTTCAATGGCCCTTTACGCAACCCAGGACGGACTATGGGACTGGGATTTTGATAAAAAAGAGTACTACACAAATTCCGCAGGACTTAAAATGCTTGGCTACAGAACTGGTGAAATTGTGATAACCCCAAACACCTGGATAAAGATGATCCACCCTGACGACAGGAAGGCCTTCATTGAAGGCTATAAAAACTGCATAAAATCCGGGGGTAAATTCATCCAGGATTACAGGATAATGACAAAGGACAAAGGGTGGAAATGGATACGCTCACGCGGAAACGTTGAAAAAGACAGTGAAAACAGCCCGGAAAGGATTGTCGGAACTTTTACGGATATAGACGAGACCGTAATGTACAGGAATGCGCTTTTGGAGGCGAATAAAAAACTCAGCATACTATCGTCAGTTACAAGGCACGACATCTTAAACCAGGTTACGGCACTTCTGGGATACATTGAAATCATGAACGATGACATCGGAGAAAATCCCAAAGTTTCAAAATATATTCCAAAACTTGTACGCCCGGCAGAAGTCATCCAGCAGCAGATAAACTTTACAAAAGACTACGAGGAGATGGGGCTTTCAAAACCTGTCTGGCAGAATGTCGCAACAGCTGCAAAAAGGGCTGCTGCATCTGCAAAGGACGAAAATACTGTCATATCAATAGAGACAGGAAACGTAGAGATATTTGCGGACAAAATGCTTGAAAAAGTATTTTTTAACCTTTTTGACAACACAAAACGTCACGGTAAATCCGCAACAAAAATAAGCGTCTCGTTTAAAACCGGAAACGACAAATCAGGGATTATAACAGTTGAAGACAACGGGATAGGTATAGAAGAGGACAAAAAAGAGGAAATCTTTGAGAAAGGATTCGGTGGAAATTCAGGGTACGGACTGTTTCTGGTAAAGGACATTCTTGAAATAACCGGCATAAAGATACGTGAAACAGGAATTCACGGGAAATGCGCCAGATTTGAGATGACAGTCCCTGATAATCTGTGGCACGTACCGGCAGATATAAGGGACATAAAATAA
- a CDS encoding flavodoxin family protein — translation MADVIILNASPRENGNTKILCTECADAIESAGFTTEIISFRGKAFTSCIACGSCKKTGKCAIDDGLNDVIDEIKDAQGLIVAAPVYFGTARGDIMSAIQRISMVSYAGERFLSKMVGGPIAVGRRGGQTATIQELLMFYFINDMIVAGSDYWNIAFGGDTGAVAEDKEGIDTVRKFGSNVAFILKSLNQ, via the coding sequence ATGGCAGATGTAATTATTCTTAACGCAAGTCCCAGAGAAAACGGAAATACAAAAATCCTGTGCACCGAATGTGCGGATGCAATCGAAAGCGCCGGCTTCACCACTGAGATTATTTCATTCCGCGGAAAAGCGTTTACTTCCTGCATAGCATGCGGGAGCTGCAAAAAAACAGGCAAATGCGCAATAGACGACGGTTTAAACGATGTAATAGATGAAATCAAAGACGCACAGGGCCTGATTGTTGCAGCTCCGGTATACTTCGGGACGGCAAGGGGGGACATTATGTCTGCTATACAGAGAATTTCCATGGTCTCCTACGCAGGCGAAAGGTTTTTGTCAAAGATGGTCGGAGGCCCGATAGCAGTAGGGAGAAGAGGCGGACAGACAGCTACAATCCAGGAGCTTCTGATGTTCTATTTCATAAACGACATGATTGTCGCAGGCTCGGACTACTGGAACATTGCATTCGGAGGCGACACAGGCGCTGTTGCAGAAGACAAAGAAGGAATAGATACCGTACGTAAATTCGGCAGCAACGTGGCGTTTATACTAAAATCCCTAAACCAGTAA
- a CDS encoding DUF362 domain-containing protein: protein MASKVYFADLQHKRPFENTIELIDRLFNEAETRKALSEGDLTAVKVHFGEEGCDTYLNPVFVRRIINNIKECGANPFLTDTNTLYSGSRHNSVNHIKTAIEHGFDYAVTNAPIVIGGGLKCDNHCEVTIDKKHFKTVKIAPEICEADSMIVVSHFKGHIVAGFGGAIKNLGMGCATYEGKRDQHRVLQPEVNLDLCTGCGKCRKVCSFEAPEIIDKKSYINGDKCASCGQCVPSCPEGAISFCWDEDIVPFTERIAEYALGAVKGKDKKTAYITFLINVTPLCDCAPWSDAPIVPDIGILASDDPVAIDAACRDLVNMQKGNEGTHLQCNHLPGEDKFKGTWSYTDADRQIIHGEEIGLGTASYELIKI, encoded by the coding sequence ATGGCATCGAAAGTTTATTTTGCAGACCTGCAGCACAAAAGGCCTTTTGAAAATACAATAGAACTTATAGACAGGCTTTTTAACGAGGCTGAGACCAGAAAAGCCCTTTCTGAAGGTGACCTTACTGCCGTAAAAGTTCATTTCGGTGAGGAGGGCTGCGATACATACTTAAATCCGGTTTTTGTACGAAGAATAATAAACAATATCAAAGAATGCGGCGCAAACCCGTTTCTGACAGACACAAACACACTTTACTCAGGGTCAAGACACAACTCCGTAAACCATATTAAAACCGCAATAGAGCACGGATTTGACTATGCCGTAACAAACGCACCGATAGTAATAGGCGGGGGCCTTAAATGCGACAACCACTGTGAAGTCACAATTGACAAAAAACATTTCAAAACAGTCAAAATAGCGCCCGAAATATGTGAAGCCGACAGCATGATTGTAGTTTCACACTTCAAAGGCCATATCGTCGCAGGATTTGGCGGAGCGATAAAAAACCTTGGGATGGGTTGTGCGACATATGAAGGAAAACGCGACCAGCACAGGGTGCTTCAGCCGGAAGTCAACCTGGACCTCTGCACAGGATGCGGAAAATGCAGGAAAGTATGCAGTTTTGAAGCTCCCGAAATAATCGATAAAAAATCCTACATAAACGGGGACAAATGCGCATCCTGCGGCCAGTGCGTACCTTCGTGTCCCGAAGGGGCAATATCATTCTGCTGGGACGAAGATATAGTTCCTTTCACCGAAAGAATTGCGGAATATGCTCTCGGGGCAGTAAAAGGAAAGGATAAGAAAACAGCATACATCACATTTCTGATAAACGTGACACCTCTGTGCGACTGCGCACCATGGAGCGATGCCCCGATTGTTCCAGATATAGGAATACTTGCTTCAGACGACCCCGTGGCAATCGATGCGGCATGCCGTGACCTTGTAAACATGCAGAAAGGAAACGAAGGGACGCACCTTCAGTGCAACCACCTGCCGGGCGAAGACAAATTCAAAGGGACATGGAGCTATACCGACGCCGACAGGCAGATTATCCACGGAGAGGAGATAGGACTTGGAACTGCCTCGTACGAACTTATAAAAATCTGA
- a CDS encoding ABC transporter permease, whose product MADLGFFNIYKRDMTRYLRFKTQLLSSLLQPALWLAFFGISMAGNFDRILSSSQEVSGAMSVGYLTYMCAGIIAVTILFTNIFGGFILLFDKNWGILREILASPMPRRHLITGITMSGVTKSLIQSSIILVFGLILGVQFFSGYSVLQTIISVAGIFLFISLFAVSFLSISATIALRMDSPEGFQGVTTLLTMPLFFASNALYPLDGMPSVVQDIADLNPLTHLINGIRYFAIGNDFNAIGMHFAYSSLDILISFTYLVVFAAAMFATAWRTVNKVVVT is encoded by the coding sequence ATGGCAGACCTAGGATTTTTTAATATTTACAAGAGGGATATGACAAGATACCTGCGTTTCAAGACGCAGCTTCTCTCCTCTCTTCTTCAGCCTGCACTTTGGCTTGCATTCTTCGGAATATCAATGGCAGGAAACTTCGACAGAATTCTGTCATCATCCCAGGAAGTGTCAGGTGCTATGTCAGTCGGCTATCTTACTTACATGTGCGCCGGAATAATAGCCGTCACAATACTTTTCACGAATATATTCGGTGGGTTCATACTTCTATTCGACAAAAACTGGGGCATCCTGAGGGAGATCCTTGCAAGCCCCATGCCGAGAAGGCACCTTATAACCGGAATAACAATGTCCGGAGTTACAAAATCTCTTATACAGTCATCGATAATTCTCGTCTTCGGCCTGATACTTGGAGTTCAGTTCTTTTCAGGGTACTCTGTCCTTCAGACAATAATATCAGTCGCCGGGATTTTTCTTTTTATCTCGCTTTTTGCGGTTTCCTTTTTGAGTATTTCCGCCACTATTGCACTCAGGATGGACTCACCGGAGGGTTTTCAGGGGGTTACCACGCTTCTTACCATGCCGCTTTTTTTTGCATCAAACGCCCTTTACCCCCTTGACGGAATGCCCTCGGTCGTCCAGGATATAGCGGACTTAAACCCACTCACGCACCTCATAAACGGGATAAGGTACTTTGCAATAGGAAATGATTTCAATGCGATAGGGATGCATTTTGCATACTCCTCCCTGGACATCCTGATATCGTTTACGTACCTTGTAGTATTCGCCGCAGCTATGTTTGCGACAGCCTGGAGAACGGTAAACAAGGTAGTCGTCACATAA
- a CDS encoding ATP-binding cassette domain-containing protein produces MAHKPEKIIDVIDLKHKYGDFEAVKGISFYVNKGEIFSFLGPNGAGKSTAINVLITLLKLQEGTVRIAGYDLKSSPELVRKSIGIVFQEITLDRDMTVYETLEFHARLYSVQKDLMNKRIEELLRLVELSDKRDSLIKELSGGMKRRLEIARGLLTRPQVLFLDEPTIGLDPQTRMKTWEYLRDVNKNGTTVFLTTHYMDEADKLSGRISIIDNGRIIATGTPGELKNSLGEDIIYLETSENKKSLEILKSHHGVRSVSEKEGVLVLTSEYDGARILPEILQLLEKNSLKTVSVNLKKPSMDDVFLHYTGTALRDGVKSST; encoded by the coding sequence ATGGCGCATAAACCGGAAAAAATAATTGATGTAATAGATTTAAAGCATAAATACGGGGATTTTGAGGCAGTAAAAGGGATCTCGTTTTATGTAAACAAAGGGGAGATTTTTTCATTTTTAGGACCAAACGGGGCAGGAAAAAGTACAGCAATAAATGTCCTGATTACTCTTTTAAAGCTCCAGGAGGGAACGGTCAGGATAGCAGGCTACGACCTTAAAAGTTCACCGGAACTGGTGAGAAAATCCATAGGGATAGTTTTTCAGGAGATTACTCTTGACCGTGACATGACGGTTTACGAAACGCTTGAATTTCACGCAAGATTATATTCAGTGCAAAAAGACCTGATGAATAAAAGGATTGAAGAGCTTTTAAGACTTGTAGAACTTTCCGATAAAAGAGACTCCCTGATAAAAGAGCTTTCCGGGGGGATGAAACGGCGTCTTGAGATTGCAAGAGGTCTTCTTACGCGACCGCAGGTCCTGTTCCTCGACGAACCGACGATTGGACTGGACCCGCAGACAAGAATGAAGACATGGGAATACCTTAGAGACGTAAACAAAAACGGCACGACGGTTTTTCTGACCACCCACTATATGGACGAGGCCGATAAACTTTCTGGCAGAATCTCGATAATAGATAACGGCAGGATTATTGCTACCGGGACTCCCGGAGAACTTAAAAACAGCCTGGGAGAAGACATAATATACCTTGAAACATCTGAAAACAAAAAATCACTGGAAATACTAAAAAGCCATCACGGAGTGCGCAGTGTCTCTGAAAAAGAGGGGGTGCTGGTCCTTACATCGGAATATGACGGGGCAAGGATTCTTCCGGAAATATTGCAGCTTCTTGAAAAAAACAGCCTCAAAACCGTATCGGTAAACCTGAAAAAACCCTCTATGGACGATGTATTCCTGCACTACACGGGCACTGCACTAAGAGACGGGGTAAAAAGCAGCACATAA
- the crcB gene encoding fluoride efflux transporter CrcB: MNALLLVGVGGFVGAIGRYLISGWIQDGYSSFPLGTMGVNVIGSFLLGFVMYMTEYTGVFSDETRIFLTIGLIGAFTTMSTFSYESFRMLEDSNALNFFLNVGGTLFLTLMAVWAGRIIAKIAGGLIL, encoded by the coding sequence ATGAATGCTTTACTGCTTGTAGGAGTAGGGGGGTTTGTAGGCGCCATAGGGCGTTATCTGATCTCGGGCTGGATTCAGGACGGTTACTCGTCGTTCCCGCTGGGAACTATGGGGGTAAATGTTATTGGAAGCTTTCTTCTGGGTTTTGTTATGTATATGACCGAGTACACCGGAGTCTTCAGTGATGAAACAAGAATTTTCCTGACAATCGGCCTTATAGGGGCATTTACGACAATGTCGACGTTCAGTTATGAGTCCTTCAGGATGCTGGAGGACAGCAATGCACTGAATTTCTTTTTGAACGTCGGAGGAACGCTCTTTTTGACTCTTATGGCAGTATGGGCCGGAAGAATTATTGCAAAGATTGCAGGAGGTCTTATCTTATGA
- a CDS encoding DUF190 domain-containing protein, translating to MMLKKGSKAVLLKIYIGESDRYRGKPLFQYLIDFFSEKGLYGATATRGITGFGATSRIHTSSIIRLSSDLPVVIEVVDSEEKINEIKPFLEEIIGGGLVIQQEAEVCYYRSKEDSKK from the coding sequence ATGATGCTTAAGAAAGGTTCAAAAGCGGTTCTTCTGAAGATATATATCGGAGAATCCGACAGGTACAGGGGAAAACCGTTATTTCAGTATCTGATTGATTTTTTCAGTGAAAAAGGTCTTTACGGCGCAACGGCGACACGGGGAATAACGGGTTTTGGTGCAACAAGCCGTATTCATACATCTTCGATTATCAGGCTTTCTTCTGACCTTCCTGTAGTAATTGAAGTTGTAGACTCTGAAGAAAAAATAAATGAGATAAAACCATTTCTTGAGGAAATTATCGGCGGAGGACTCGTCATTCAGCAGGAAGCTGAAGTATGCTATTACAGGTCAAAAGAGGACTCAAAAAAATAA
- a CDS encoding PAS domain S-box protein, with amino-acid sequence MYRGLKVMIVEDEALIGMSLRKVLTKMGYLVTGVAGSGEEAFSFALSSHPDVILMDIRIKGNMDGIEAAERINREFSVPVIYVTAYNDDECIERCIKSGLYGFLTKPAAAQEIKAAIETAVERHRAHKAEEEMRKKEAILRAVGFAAEKFLSGGSFEKNIKEALLDIGKAAGFERIYLYRCDGIKAVFEFSLFCYWENETFCEDFMKKDVKNLRTGRMDESFLKEGKTTFWSSEILDNYGLGALFLSEGEYAITVPVYACNRYWGFLCFISSGEKISWSAGEKEGLCATASLLGSAISSEMLKNDIVSSEKKYRSLYNLVRIMCDNVPDMIWAEDENRRCTFANLTFCRKVLGRDNTKEPVGKSADSVIEDEKQKNPENSFLSLMESHAHDFAFSKEKCKSVRNLCSICSKGKFFHYDVCRTPFFDDDGVFAGLVWCGRDITHEKEFEKNLVRINTRFVTFMDKLPACAYIRDKNGKILYSNRYTKNVFFYEGNLDICFIPEIFGENDPCALDEVNKKVFEYGPAEMENTFILRDGNLHTFKFILFPVSCSNMENAVGAIGIDITDTREAELSLHESEQNYRILFENVNDAIYVGDGRVCVDCNLKMSRLLGYERNEIIGRSIPDFSPEYQPNGMRSDDYIHEIVRLSSAGKNPDFFDWVLVKKNGNILYTRISINAATVGPKNRFFLVIRDVTDKKRSEEALKESEMMYKSLVNNSPIGIEIFQDQKIVYVNPSVSGILSMSPEDLMNRSLPGIVHKDDVDYILDINNRRLAGISVPDCYKIRVIDGEGHIRIVELNVVVIEWNKRPATLNFLTDVTEKEKSEEALRESEERYRSVVENARINIIIARNEKFCYVNPSAAEFLGFSNEKLFSRSFIDFICRDDREKVIEIHKKMFSGTDNPDVTEKSTIRAWNCMGEVRILDFNAKLIQWNGKPATLNFLVDITDQIKSAKVTEKALMEKTVLLQEVHHRVKNNLALIISLLSVQARSADTKDVANSLRDAETRIFSIAAVHESLYRSSSISTVSAGEHLRNLGEEIIGNYSADVKISLDVDGGECQLGLNLAIPISLVVNELLINSIKYAFSGRKKGRIYIFMNCSGDFIDLVVGDDGKGIPNDFDLLKTHSLGMTLVRNIVTNQLDGTIELKEGKGTEWVIRIPRNDL; translated from the coding sequence GTGTACAGAGGACTGAAAGTGATGATCGTTGAGGATGAGGCTCTAATAGGAATGAGTCTTAGGAAAGTTCTCACGAAAATGGGCTATCTTGTAACCGGTGTCGCAGGAAGCGGAGAAGAGGCGTTTTCTTTTGCTTTGTCATCACACCCGGATGTCATTTTGATGGATATCCGTATAAAAGGAAATATGGACGGAATTGAGGCGGCTGAAAGGATAAACCGTGAATTCAGTGTCCCCGTCATATATGTTACCGCGTACAATGATGATGAATGCATTGAGAGATGCATAAAATCGGGGTTATACGGTTTTCTTACAAAACCTGCTGCGGCACAGGAGATTAAAGCTGCAATAGAGACCGCCGTGGAAAGGCATCGTGCACATAAGGCAGAGGAGGAGATGAGAAAAAAGGAGGCTATCCTAAGGGCTGTCGGTTTTGCGGCAGAAAAGTTTCTGTCAGGAGGATCTTTTGAAAAAAATATAAAGGAGGCCCTTTTAGATATAGGAAAGGCAGCAGGTTTTGAAAGGATATACCTGTACAGGTGTGACGGCATAAAGGCTGTCTTTGAATTCTCTTTGTTTTGCTACTGGGAAAATGAGACGTTTTGTGAAGATTTCATGAAAAAAGACGTGAAAAATCTCAGAACCGGTAGAATGGACGAATCATTCCTAAAAGAGGGTAAAACAACATTCTGGTCTTCAGAAATCCTGGATAACTATGGTTTGGGAGCTCTTTTCCTCTCAGAAGGAGAATATGCCATTACTGTACCGGTATATGCATGCAACAGGTACTGGGGTTTTTTGTGTTTTATTTCATCAGGGGAAAAGATATCATGGTCTGCCGGTGAAAAGGAGGGCCTTTGTGCGACTGCATCCCTTCTGGGTTCCGCTATTTCCAGTGAAATGCTTAAAAATGATATTGTTTCAAGTGAAAAAAAATACCGGAGCCTGTATAACCTTGTCAGAATAATGTGCGATAATGTCCCTGATATGATCTGGGCTGAGGACGAAAACAGAAGATGTACATTTGCAAATCTTACTTTTTGCAGGAAGGTTTTGGGAAGGGACAATACAAAAGAGCCTGTCGGAAAGAGTGCGGATTCTGTTATTGAAGACGAAAAACAGAAAAATCCTGAAAATTCTTTCCTGAGTCTTATGGAGAGTCATGCACATGATTTTGCCTTTTCAAAAGAAAAATGCAAATCTGTACGTAATTTGTGCAGTATCTGTTCAAAGGGCAAATTTTTTCATTACGACGTGTGCAGGACGCCTTTTTTTGATGATGATGGTGTATTTGCAGGTTTAGTATGGTGCGGCAGAGATATCACCCATGAAAAGGAATTTGAAAAAAATCTGGTAAGAATAAATACGAGATTTGTAACTTTCATGGACAAACTTCCTGCCTGCGCCTATATCCGTGACAAAAACGGAAAAATCCTTTATTCCAACCGTTATACAAAAAATGTCTTCTTTTATGAGGGTAATCTGGATATATGCTTTATTCCTGAGATCTTCGGGGAGAATGACCCCTGTGCACTTGATGAGGTCAACAAAAAAGTTTTCGAATACGGACCTGCGGAGATGGAAAACACCTTTATTTTACGTGACGGAAATCTCCATACCTTTAAATTCATTTTGTTTCCTGTTTCCTGCAGCAATATGGAAAATGCAGTTGGTGCAATCGGTATAGATATAACGGATACCAGAGAAGCTGAACTTTCTTTGCATGAGTCAGAGCAGAATTACCGGATTCTTTTTGAAAATGTAAATGATGCCATCTATGTAGGCGACGGGAGGGTCTGTGTAGACTGCAATTTAAAGATGAGCAGACTTCTCGGATATGAAAGAAATGAAATAATCGGCAGAAGCATTCCTGATTTTTCCCCGGAGTACCAGCCTAACGGAATGCGTTCAGATGATTACATCCATGAGATTGTGCGTCTTTCGTCAGCCGGGAAGAACCCTGATTTTTTTGACTGGGTACTTGTCAAAAAAAACGGAAATATTCTTTATACCAGAATAAGTATTAATGCCGCAACAGTTGGTCCGAAAAACCGTTTTTTTCTTGTTATCCGTGATGTAACCGATAAAAAAAGATCGGAAGAGGCTTTAAAGGAAAGCGAGATGATGTACAAAAGCCTTGTTAACAATTCCCCCATAGGCATAGAGATATTTCAGGACCAGAAAATAGTTTACGTAAACCCTTCTGTCTCCGGAATTCTGTCAATGAGTCCGGAAGATCTAATGAACAGGTCTCTTCCGGGAATTGTGCATAAGGATGATGTCGATTATATTCTTGACATCAATAACAGGAGACTTGCAGGAATCAGTGTTCCTGACTGTTATAAAATACGTGTAATTGACGGCGAAGGGCACATCCGTATAGTGGAGCTTAATGTGGTCGTAATCGAGTGGAATAAAAGACCCGCAACGCTCAATTTTCTGACCGACGTTACTGAAAAGGAGAAGTCTGAAGAAGCTTTAAGGGAGAGTGAAGAACGTTACAGAAGCGTAGTTGAAAATGCACGGATTAATATCATTATAGCCAGAAATGAGAAATTCTGCTACGTAAATCCATCCGCCGCAGAATTCTTGGGTTTTTCAAATGAAAAACTTTTTTCCCGCAGTTTTATTGATTTCATATGCAGGGACGACCGTGAAAAAGTTATTGAAATTCATAAAAAAATGTTTTCTGGTACAGATAATCCTGATGTCACAGAAAAATCCACAATACGTGCCTGGAACTGTATGGGAGAGGTAAGAATACTTGATTTTAATGCAAAACTTATACAATGGAACGGTAAGCCTGCGACGCTTAATTTTCTTGTAGACATAACGGATCAGATTAAGTCCGCAAAGGTTACTGAAAAGGCTCTTATGGAAAAGACTGTTCTTTTGCAGGAGGTTCATCACCGTGTCAAAAACAATCTTGCACTTATAATCTCCCTTCTTTCGGTACAGGCAAGGTCAGCAGATACAAAGGATGTTGCAAACTCCCTTCGTGACGCTGAAACACGGATATTCTCAATAGCAGCTGTCCATGAAAGTCTTTACAGGTCTTCGTCAATTTCAACAGTATCAGCAGGAGAGCACCTTAGAAATCTCGGGGAGGAGATTATAGGCAACTATTCAGCCGATGTTAAAATAAGTCTGGACGTTGATGGAGGGGAATGTCAGCTTGGTCTAAATCTGGCAATTCCGATAAGTCTTGTTGTAAACGAACTTTTGATAAATTCCATAAAATATGCCTTTTCAGGCAGAAAAAAGGGCAGAATTTATATTTTTATGAATTGCAGCGGTGATTTCATAGACCTCGTTGTTGGCGATGACGGCAAAGGAATACCGAATGACTTTGATCTGTTAAAGACTCATTCGCTTGGTATGACACTCGTGCGTAATATTGTGACCAATCAGCTTGACGGGACGATTGAACTTAAAGAAGGAAAAGGGACCGAGTGGGTAATCAGAATCCCTCGTAATGACTTATGA